One Alkalicoccus halolimnae DNA segment encodes these proteins:
- the def gene encoding peptide deformylase, which translates to MLTMKDIIREGHPTLRKRAEEVSIPPSEKDIHTIQEMMEFLRNGQNEEIAAELELRPGVGLAAPQINISKRIICIRTPDAEDEVKEFALFNPKIISHSQETAFLESGEGCLSVDRAVEGIVPRYARIKVEAFTSDGEKVKLRFRGYEAIVIQHEIDHLDGIMFYDRIEDYNDKFKRPLPSKSVITRSENETVI; encoded by the coding sequence ATGCTTACAATGAAAGACATAATAAGGGAAGGGCACCCGACTCTTCGGAAGCGGGCGGAAGAAGTCTCCATACCTCCCAGTGAAAAAGATATTCATACTATTCAGGAGATGATGGAATTCCTTCGAAATGGTCAGAACGAAGAAATAGCAGCCGAACTTGAACTGCGGCCAGGCGTAGGACTTGCTGCTCCTCAGATTAATATTTCAAAACGGATCATATGTATACGTACCCCTGATGCCGAAGATGAAGTAAAAGAATTCGCCCTTTTCAATCCAAAAATAATAAGTCACTCACAGGAAACAGCTTTTTTAGAATCAGGAGAAGGCTGTCTCTCAGTAGACCGTGCTGTAGAAGGCATTGTCCCCCGTTACGCCCGGATTAAAGTAGAAGCTTTCACTTCAGATGGAGAAAAAGTTAAATTGCGTTTCCGCGGCTATGAAGCTATAGTTATCCAGCACGAAATCGATCATCTGGATGGGATTATGTTTTATGACAGAATTGAAGATTACAATGATAAGTTCAAAAGACCTCTTCCTTCCAAGTCTGTCATCACTCGAAGTGAAAATGAAACAGTTATTTAA
- a CDS encoding DNA-dependent RNA polymerase subunit epsilon: MVFKVYYQETLAEVPVREKTNSMYVEAETEEEVRKGLKNREYNIEFVTPLSDAALAYEKETNDDFKVESLNQ, encoded by the coding sequence ATGGTATTTAAAGTTTATTATCAGGAAACACTTGCTGAAGTACCTGTACGCGAAAAAACAAATTCGATGTATGTGGAGGCAGAAACAGAGGAAGAAGTACGTAAAGGTTTAAAAAACAGAGAGTATAACATTGAGTTTGTGACCCCGCTTTCTGATGCTGCCCTTGCCTACGAAAAAGAAACAAACGATGATTTTAAAGTGGAGAGCCTTAATCAATGA